From a single Rutidosis leptorrhynchoides isolate AG116_Rl617_1_P2 chromosome 5, CSIRO_AGI_Rlap_v1, whole genome shotgun sequence genomic region:
- the LOC139849548 gene encoding uncharacterized protein, producing MKKRLPVRTELDKRGIDLHSVRCPLCDNDLESEGHSLLSCSKVVEVWNKVYGWWSLGGVMNLSLEDLLQGDVRQQYSDSSKLIWQAVIWVSTYLLWRNRNHAVFKNKCWSAPVALSEIQIKSYEWIAKRNKGRVIDWHNWFHSPSCFLV from the coding sequence ATGAAAAAACGTCTACCGGTGCGTACGGAACTAGATAAAAGAGGGATCGATCTCCACTCGGTCCGTTGTCCTTTATGCGACAATGATCTCGAGTCAGAAGGTCACTCCCTCCTCTCGTGTTCAAAAGTGGTTGAGGTTTGGAATAAAGTATATGGATGGTGGAGTTTAGGTGGGGTAATGAATTTGAGTCTTGAAGATCTTCTACAAGGGGATGTGAGACAACAATATTCGGATTCGAGCAAGCTCATATGGCAAGCGGTGATTTGGGTATCTACCTATCTTTTGTGGCGAAATAGAAATCATGCGGTTTTCAAAAATAAATGTTGGAGCGCTCCGGTTGCATTAAGCGAAATCCAAATCAAAAGCTACGAGTGGATTGCGAAAAGGAACAAAGGAAGGGTAATTGATTGGCACAATTGGTTTCATAGCCCGTCATGTTTTCTTGTTTAA